The stretch of DNA GTTGGCCTCGTCGTCGTTGGTCAGCGCAAGAAACACGTCGGCGTCGTTGATGTTCTCCTCCACCAGCAAATCGCGGTCGGAGGCGCTGCCCTGCAGGATGATGGTGCTGTCGAGGGTGTCTGAGAGATAGCGGCAGCGTGCCGGATTCATCTCGATGATCTTGACCTGATAACGGCTTTCGATGGCTTCGGCCAGGCGCTCGCCGATGTGCCCGCCACCGGCGATGACGATGCGCTTGTAGTTGTCATCGAGCCGGCGCATCTCGCTCATGACCGCCCGAATATGGCCACGCGCCGCGATAAAGAAGACCTCGTCGTCGGCCTCGATCACGGTGTCGCCGTGAGGGAGGATCGCCTGGTTGCGGCGGAAAATGGCCGCCACGCGCGTATCGACGTTGGGCATGTGCTTGCGGATCTGACGGAGTTCCTGACCGACCAGCGGCCCCCCGTAGTAGGCACGCACCGCCACCAGCTGTGCCTTGCCGCCCGCGAAGTCGATCACCTGCAACGAACCGGGATGTTCGATCAGGCGCTTGATGTAGTTGGTCACAACCTGTTCGGGGCTGATCAGTACGTCCACCGGAATGGCCTCATTGCTGAACAGGCCGGAACGGGTCAGATACACCGACTCGCGCACACGGGCAATCTTGGTCGGTGTATGGAACAAGGTGTAGGCGACCTGACAGGCAACCATGTTGGTTTCGTCGCTGTTGGTCACCGCGACCAGCATGTCGGCATCATCCGCGCCGGCCTGGCGTAGCACGGTGGGAAACGAGCCGCGTCCGACCACGGTGCGAATGTCCAGCCGATCGCCGAGATCACGCAGGCGATCGGCATCGGTGTCCACAACGGTGATGTCGTTCGCTTCACTTGCGAGGTTTTCGGCAAGCGTGCCGCCTACCTGCCCTGCACCGAGAATGATGATCTTCACGAAGTTGCTCCTGAAAAACGGTTTTCGCCGCCTTGATTGGCCAAGCTTGTCGTCAACAAAACCCGTAGTGAATTAGCTCACCGCGACGGGATGCGGGCGCCTGTCGGTGGGCTGAAGCCCCCTTTTTCTCCGTACGCACCGGCGCTGCGAATGGAGCTTGTCAGCACGTAGGGTGGGCTTTAGCCCACCGCAACCCGGTCCGTACTGCCTCGCTGGACCCACTCACCTAAATGGATGGGGTCCTATGTCGAAATGTTCGTGGGCGATTGAGCGGCGATTTTTATCAGTTTGGCGTAGTAGAAGCCGTCGTGGCCATTCTCCTGCGGAAACAGCTGACGTCCATGAGACTGTTCGATGCCAAAACCGCTCGGCAGATCCAGCTCACGGGCGCCCGGCATGCGCGCCAGGAAGGCCTCGATCACCTCGCGATTCTCCGTTGGAAGCACCGAACAGGTGGCATACAACAGTACGCCCCCAACCGCCAGCGTCGGCCAGAGTGCGTCTAGCATCTCGCCTTGCAAGGTCGCCAGCGGTGCGATGTCGTCAGCCTGGCGGGCCAGTTTGATGTCGGGGTGGCGGCGGATCACACCGGTCGCCGAACACGGGGCGTCCAGCAGGATGCGCTGAAACGGTTGGCCGTCCCACCACTGATCCGTGGCACGGGCATCAGCGGCCACCAGCGTGGCGTTCAGCTGCAGGCGATCGAGGTTTTCCCGCACCCGCTGCAGCCGCTTGGGCTCCAGATCAAGCGCAACGACGTCAGCAAGCGCTGGCTCGCGTTCCAGGATATGGCAGGTCTTGCCGCCCGGCGCGCAGCAGGCATCCAGCACGCGTTGGCCCGGGGCCAGATCGAGCAGGCTGGCGGCCAGTTGCGCCGCTTCGTCCTGGACGCTGATGCGGCCCTCGGCAAAGCCCGGCAGCTGAGTGACGTCGCAGGCCGTAGCGAGTCGAATGCCATCTTCGCTGTGGCTACATGCGAAAGCCTCAATGCCTGCGGTTTGCAGTTCAGCCAGATAAGTGTCGCGCTCGACTTGGCGGTGATTGACCCGCAGCATCATCGGCGGATGCGCGTTGTTGGCCGTACAAATCGCTTCCCAATAATCGGGCCAGTGCGCCTTTAGCGACTTCTGCAGCCAGCGCGGGTGGGCGAAACGGATCACCGGGTCGCGCTCAAGCTCAGTAAACAGGGCCGCGCCGTCACGCTGCGCATTGCGCAGCACCGCGTTGAGCAGTCCCTTGGCCCAGGGCTTCTTCAGCTTTTCCGCACAGCCGACGGTTTCGCCGATGGCAGCATGCGGCGGTATACGGGTGTAGAACAGCTGATACAAACCAACCAGCAGCAAGGCTTCAACGTCACGGTCGGCGGCCTTGAATGGCTTCTGCAACAAACGCTCGGCCAGGCCTGCCAGGCGCGGCTGCCAGCGTGCGGTGCCGAATGCCAGCTCCTGCGTCAGGCCACGGTCGCGCGCGTCTACCTTGCTCAGCACATCGGGCAGGCTGCTGTTCAGCGAGGCCTTGCCAGACAGCACCACGCCCAATGCACGGGCCGCGGCCAAACGAGGATTCATCGACATTATTCGAACGCCTTGCCGGTGGCGAACTGCTCCCGGCGACTATTGAACAGGTCGCTGAATGCCAGGGGTTTGCCGCCCGCCAGTTGCAGGCGTGTCAGCCGCAGGGAGCCCTCACCGCAGGCGACGTCCAGCCCGTTCTTGTCGGCGTCGATGATTTGGCCTGGCACGCCGTGCCCCGTGCCCGGTTCGGCGGCATGGATTTTCACGGCCGCACCATCAAGGGTGCTGTGGCAAATCGGCCATGGATGAAACGCGCGCACCCGTCGTTCCAGCTCAACCGCGGGCTGCGTCCAGTCGATGCGCGCTTCGTCCTTGTTCAGTTTGTGCGCATAGGTCGCCAGGCTGTCATCTTGGATTTCCCCAGCAAGTGTGCCGGCTTCAAGCGC from Pseudomonas sp. DNDY-54 encodes:
- the trkA gene encoding Trk system potassium transporter TrkA encodes the protein MKIIILGAGQVGGTLAENLASEANDITVVDTDADRLRDLGDRLDIRTVVGRGSFPTVLRQAGADDADMLVAVTNSDETNMVACQVAYTLFHTPTKIARVRESVYLTRSGLFSNEAIPVDVLISPEQVVTNYIKRLIEHPGSLQVIDFAGGKAQLVAVRAYYGGPLVGQELRQIRKHMPNVDTRVAAIFRRNQAILPHGDTVIEADDEVFFIAARGHIRAVMSEMRRLDDNYKRIVIAGGGHIGERLAEAIESRYQVKIIEMNPARCRYLSDTLDSTIILQGSASDRDLLVEENINDADVFLALTNDDEANIMSSLLAKRLGARKVMCIINNPAYVDLVQGGEIDIAISPQLATIGTLLTHVRRGDIVSAHSLRRGAAEAIEVIAHGDSRSSKVVGRAIGKIALPPGTTIGAVIRDEQVLIAHDNTVIESGDHVILFLVDKKHIRDVERLFQAGLTFF
- the rsmB gene encoding 16S rRNA (cytosine(967)-C(5))-methyltransferase RsmB — its product is MNPRLAAARALGVVLSGKASLNSSLPDVLSKVDARDRGLTQELAFGTARWQPRLAGLAERLLQKPFKAADRDVEALLLVGLYQLFYTRIPPHAAIGETVGCAEKLKKPWAKGLLNAVLRNAQRDGAALFTELERDPVIRFAHPRWLQKSLKAHWPDYWEAICTANNAHPPMMLRVNHRQVERDTYLAELQTAGIEAFACSHSEDGIRLATACDVTQLPGFAEGRISVQDEAAQLAASLLDLAPGQRVLDACCAPGGKTCHILEREPALADVVALDLEPKRLQRVRENLDRLQLNATLVAADARATDQWWDGQPFQRILLDAPCSATGVIRRHPDIKLARQADDIAPLATLQGEMLDALWPTLAVGGVLLYATCSVLPTENREVIEAFLARMPGARELDLPSGFGIEQSHGRQLFPQENGHDGFYYAKLIKIAAQSPTNIST